A stretch of the Zeugodacus cucurbitae isolate PBARC_wt_2022May chromosome 6, idZeuCucr1.2, whole genome shotgun sequence genome encodes the following:
- the LOC105209277 gene encoding unconventional prefoldin RPB5 interactor-like protein isoform X1, whose protein sequence is MEKRQEALYEALTKNEEETARWKNYKDENDTAVENLDRFSKNLTVDVMVPIGRKAYMPGQLIHTNELLVGHYQNYFSKCSAQKAKEICEYRIKMAHELLEKLQTEADLWKNKLDKPYTEGVFPSKEDCEIIENYDEETEMVWREQHKVRVKQAKEREKLERNTNNTKIQNAGEKGDLSDTDVLKMLEEAELMEELENELERLEIDDIGDDTIKKLMKGDMKLPPEKRRVAHTAKIQKQTETQTNVGKPETDIDVEKELQRIVKKAELENNTVQTNNNHRPNPEMMPTNNTNAEDSDADIEELPREVKIIKEQAKFLPALDQIGFYEYQIQIMRQKLLTLPLKTQEDIDEKVNTLNILETLEELLEMAEDNAEEQADNISKDKEIDLAQEEISTTSQDTTEEKQPKRRISFALQNETLEFRKNETISQMLPKSQQKKKEIIKLDKVELYPNITKTIADTKVEDRKKNIIDRVEQNIRFIEENQSTKDFQLVDKILESSLIGVNTLHIHFQHSASMRNETISNRENSEINGVPGSPADLYQAYLQKVEKQGADINKSNSEQIIFKNAYTGEDKVKVPLLKEADRLKSYEDQRMEFCKPATETKSILRNKSAVEREQHKLDRKNRAKSNKKESKKKNPITEEEYMRAYYKVMNDVVEKPLTEPEPLPECKYIDAHTPKKRISRFKQNRGATEKI, encoded by the exons atggAAAAACGACAAGAAGCATTATATgag GCATTGACCAAGAATGAGGAAGAAACGGCCCGTTGGAAGAATTACAAAGATGAAAATGACACAGCAGTCGAAAACCTAGATAGATTTAGTAAAAATCTCACAGTAGATGTTATGGTGCCAATAGGTCGTAAAGCATATATGCCAGGTCAGCTCATCCATACAAATGAACTGCTTGTAGGTCACTATCAAAATTATTTCTCTAAATGTTCCGCACAAAAGGCAAAAGAAATTTGTGAATACCGGATCAAAATGGCACACGAACTCTTGGAAAAATTGCAGACTGAAGCAGATTTATGGAA aaaTAAGTTGGATAAACCATATACAGAAGGAGTGTTTCCAAGCAAAGAAGAttgtgaaataattgaaaattatgatGAGGAAACAGAAATGGTGTGGCGAGAGCAACATAAAGTACGTGTAAAGCAAGCTAAAGAGCGAGAGAAATTAGAAAGGAATACTAATAACACGAAGATTCAAAATGCGGGTGAAAAAGGGGATTTGTCCGACACAGACGTTCTGAAAATGCTTGAAGAAGCTGAATTAATGGAGGAATTGGAGAATGAATTGGAAAGATTAGAAATAGATGATATCGGTGATGACACtataaaaaagttaatgaaGGGCGATATGAAATTACCTCCGGAAAAAAGACGTGTAGCTCATacagcaaaaattcaaaaacaaaccgAAACTCAGACAAATGTCGGAAAACCAGAAACAGACATCGATGTTGAAAAAGAACTTCAGAGGATTGTAAAGAAAGCCGAATTGGAAAATAATACAGTCCAAACAAATAACAATCATCGACCAAATCCAGAAATGATGCCGACAAACAACACAAATGCCGAAGATTCAGATGCTGATATTGAAGAACTACCTCGAGAGGTAAAAATTATCAAAGAGCAGGCCAAATTTTTACCTGCCTTGGATCAGATTGGTTTTTATGAATACCAAATTCAAATTATGCGCCAAAAACTTTTAACATTACCTCTTAAAACTCAAGAGGATATCGATGAAAAGGtgaatacattaaatattttagaaacattAGAAGAATTACTTGAAATGGCCGAGGATAATGCTGAAGAACAGGCAGATAACATTTCCAAAGACAAAGAAATCGACTTAGCGCAGGAAGAAATATCAACTACAAGTCAGGACACAACAGAAGAAAAGCAACCCAAACGGCGCATTTCATTCGCCCTACAAAATGAGACACTTGAATTTCGCAAAAACGAAACAATTTCCCAAATGTTACCAAAATCGCAgcagaagaaaaaagaaattattaaactcGATAAAGTTGAGTTATACCCTAATATTACAAAAACCATTGCTGATACTAAAGTTGAAGatcgtaaaaaaaatattattgataggGTGGAACAAAACATAAGATTTATAGAAGAGAATCAAAGCACTAAAGATTTTCAATTAGTAGATAAAATTCTAGAGTCATCGTTAATTGGTGTTAATACCTTGCATATACATTTCCAACATTCTGCCAGCATGCGAAATGAAACAATATCAAATAGGGAAAATTCTGAAATCAATGGTGTTCCAGGCTCGCCCGCCGACCTGTATCAAGCATACCTAcaaaaagtagaaaaacaaGGTGCTGATATAAATAAGTCAAATTCAGAGCAGATAATTTTCAAGAATGCTTACACCGGTGAGGATAAAGTTAAAGTACCGCTACTAAAAGAAGCAGATCGATTAAAGTCATACGAGGATCAACGTATGGAG TTTTGTAAACCTGCTACAGAGACCAAGTCAATCTTGAGAAACAAATCTGCAGTTGAAAGAGAGCAGCATAAATTGGATCGTAAAAACAGAGCCAAATCGAATAAAAAAGAATCAAAGAAGAAAAATCCAATTACTGAAGAGGAATACATGCGTGCTTATTACAag gtaATGAACGATGTTGTTGAAAAGCCTCTAACTGAACCGGAACCTCTTCCGGAATGTAAGTACATTGATGCGCATACTCCTAAAAAACGAATAAGTCGTTTCAAACAAAATCGCGGTGCAAcagagaaaatataa
- the LOC105209277 gene encoding unconventional prefoldin RPB5 interactor-like protein isoform X3, with amino-acid sequence MAHELLEKLQTEADLWKNKLDKPYTEGVFPSKEDCEIIENYDEETEMVWREQHKVRVKQAKEREKLERNTNNTKIQNAGEKGDLSDTDVLKMLEEAELMEELENELERLEIDDIGDDTIKKLMKGDMKLPPEKRRVAHTAKIQKQTETQTNVGKPETDIDVEKELQRIVKKAELENNTVQTNNNHRPNPEMMPTNNTNAEDSDADIEELPREVKIIKEQAKFLPALDQIGFYEYQIQIMRQKLLTLPLKTQEDIDEKVNTLNILETLEELLEMAEDNAEEQADNISKDKEIDLAQEEISTTSQDTTEEKQPKRRISFALQNETLEFRKNETISQMLPKSQQKKKEIIKLDKVELYPNITKTIADTKVEDRKKNIIDRVEQNIRFIEENQSTKDFQLVDKILESSLIGVNTLHIHFQHSASMRNETISNRENSEINGVPGSPADLYQAYLQKVEKQGADINKSNSEQIIFKNAYTGEDKVKVPLLKEADRLKSYEDQRMEFCKPATETKSILRNKSAVEREQHKLDRKNRAKSNKKESKKKNPITEEEYMRAYYKVMNDVVEKPLTEPEPLPECKYIDAHTPKKRISRFKQNRGATEKI; translated from the exons ATGGCACACGAACTCTTGGAAAAATTGCAGACTGAAGCAGATTTATGGAA aaaTAAGTTGGATAAACCATATACAGAAGGAGTGTTTCCAAGCAAAGAAGAttgtgaaataattgaaaattatgatGAGGAAACAGAAATGGTGTGGCGAGAGCAACATAAAGTACGTGTAAAGCAAGCTAAAGAGCGAGAGAAATTAGAAAGGAATACTAATAACACGAAGATTCAAAATGCGGGTGAAAAAGGGGATTTGTCCGACACAGACGTTCTGAAAATGCTTGAAGAAGCTGAATTAATGGAGGAATTGGAGAATGAATTGGAAAGATTAGAAATAGATGATATCGGTGATGACACtataaaaaagttaatgaaGGGCGATATGAAATTACCTCCGGAAAAAAGACGTGTAGCTCATacagcaaaaattcaaaaacaaaccgAAACTCAGACAAATGTCGGAAAACCAGAAACAGACATCGATGTTGAAAAAGAACTTCAGAGGATTGTAAAGAAAGCCGAATTGGAAAATAATACAGTCCAAACAAATAACAATCATCGACCAAATCCAGAAATGATGCCGACAAACAACACAAATGCCGAAGATTCAGATGCTGATATTGAAGAACTACCTCGAGAGGTAAAAATTATCAAAGAGCAGGCCAAATTTTTACCTGCCTTGGATCAGATTGGTTTTTATGAATACCAAATTCAAATTATGCGCCAAAAACTTTTAACATTACCTCTTAAAACTCAAGAGGATATCGATGAAAAGGtgaatacattaaatattttagaaacattAGAAGAATTACTTGAAATGGCCGAGGATAATGCTGAAGAACAGGCAGATAACATTTCCAAAGACAAAGAAATCGACTTAGCGCAGGAAGAAATATCAACTACAAGTCAGGACACAACAGAAGAAAAGCAACCCAAACGGCGCATTTCATTCGCCCTACAAAATGAGACACTTGAATTTCGCAAAAACGAAACAATTTCCCAAATGTTACCAAAATCGCAgcagaagaaaaaagaaattattaaactcGATAAAGTTGAGTTATACCCTAATATTACAAAAACCATTGCTGATACTAAAGTTGAAGatcgtaaaaaaaatattattgataggGTGGAACAAAACATAAGATTTATAGAAGAGAATCAAAGCACTAAAGATTTTCAATTAGTAGATAAAATTCTAGAGTCATCGTTAATTGGTGTTAATACCTTGCATATACATTTCCAACATTCTGCCAGCATGCGAAATGAAACAATATCAAATAGGGAAAATTCTGAAATCAATGGTGTTCCAGGCTCGCCCGCCGACCTGTATCAAGCATACCTAcaaaaagtagaaaaacaaGGTGCTGATATAAATAAGTCAAATTCAGAGCAGATAATTTTCAAGAATGCTTACACCGGTGAGGATAAAGTTAAAGTACCGCTACTAAAAGAAGCAGATCGATTAAAGTCATACGAGGATCAACGTATGGAG TTTTGTAAACCTGCTACAGAGACCAAGTCAATCTTGAGAAACAAATCTGCAGTTGAAAGAGAGCAGCATAAATTGGATCGTAAAAACAGAGCCAAATCGAATAAAAAAGAATCAAAGAAGAAAAATCCAATTACTGAAGAGGAATACATGCGTGCTTATTACAag gtaATGAACGATGTTGTTGAAAAGCCTCTAACTGAACCGGAACCTCTTCCGGAATGTAAGTACATTGATGCGCATACTCCTAAAAAACGAATAAGTCGTTTCAAACAAAATCGCGGTGCAAcagagaaaatataa
- the LOC105209278 gene encoding RNA polymerase II subunit A C-terminal domain phosphatase — protein sequence MSAMADGINESSGESVSGSAGSITITAPAEHPIRINKWRVREGFPITSSQVILLYEIISGGNDGEGLNAKMVASSVDKGLQKLKANRVGVVKKRLFKEGQLVPQGATILELAECAHTTVIKDMCADCGADLRQNENGNTSEASVPMVHTIPDLKVTQKLAQKLGHDDTRRLLQDRKLVLLVDLDQTVIHTTNDNVPINIKCIYHFQLYGPHSPWYHTRLRPGTQLFLDRMSKFYELHICTFGARNYAHMIAQLLDPEGKYFSHRILSRDECFNATSKTDNLKALFPNGDSMVCIIDDREDVWNMASNLIQVKPYHFFQHTGDINAPPGLSKHELDGEGLDFKDLTQQTLTTDTNKIDSIEAEIKEKLPDSESSDGISERSETDTESKKEETIVDVVKNDVQALTEVANVAQVKSPVVTEVTDNTNSSVIPNASDGITSISDEKQENKPANKEGSTIETEAEATPKIKLPADPHQQIEIEDPDDYLMYLEEILKNIHTRFYAIYDETQEIPDLKIIVPKIRSEVLRGKTLVFSGLVPTNMQLEQSRAYFIAKSLGANVSQSIGLETTHLVAVNSGTFKVNAAKKNPKIKVVNANWLWTCAERWELVDERLFPLDRKTKNRQRKPPAHCHSPEHVVNYSEKSEISPSSSAQQQQAKAPEKFIDTINPLLSFSNADLAAMNKEFDQFFESDSSSEDEHINIENPPVDKTLRKRRREEKEQDRTREFFTRASDIIIGSATNEDADKSSDGEDNEDDDESPSTKFRRGEKLPSDIEMGSDSDDGSHGNEDSGDDGEWNMMGAALEREFLGLDD from the exons ATGAGTGCAATGGCGGATGGTATCAATGAGTCGAGTGGCGAAAGTGTTAGCGGCAGTGCCGGCAGCATTACAATTACAGCACCAGCGGAGCACCCGATTCGAATCAATAAATGGCGCGTTCGCGAAGGCTTCCCCATAACATCGTCCcaagttattttattatacgaAATCATTAGTGGCGGTAATGATGGGGAAGGATTAAATGCCAAAATGGTAGCATCTTCAGTCGATAAGGGATTacagaaattaaaagcaaatcgtGTAGGCGTGGTAAAGAAGCGTTTGTTTAAGGAGGGACAATTGGTACCGCAGGG AGCTACGAttttggaattggccgaatGCGCTCATACGACAGTGATAAAAGACATGTGTGCTGATTGCGGTGCTGATTTGCGCCAAAATGAAAAT GGAAACACATCGGAAGCATCTGTACCAATGGTGCACACGATTCCTGATCTCAAAGTTACGCAGAAACTAGCACAAAAATTGGGACACGATGATACACGACGTTTACTTCAAGACCGGAAACTTGTGCTTCTGGTCGATTTAGATCAAACTGTCATACACACAACCAACGATAATGTACcgattaatattaaatgtatttatcacTTTCAACTATATGGACCCCACTCTCCCTGGTACCATACTCGTCTTCGCCCTGGTACGCAGCTTTTCCTTGATCGCATGTCAAAGTTCTACGAGTTACATATCTGCACTTTTGGCGCGCGTAATTATGCGCATATGATTGCTCAATTACTTGATCcagaaggaaaatatttttctcatcgTATACTTTCGCGCGACGAATGTTTCAATGCAACAAGTAAAACtgataatttaaa AGCTCTTTTTCCCAATGGAGATTCTATGGTTTGCATAATCGACGATCGGGAAGATGTATGGAATATGGCATCAAATTTGATTCAAGTGAAACCCTACCATTTTTTTCAACATACTGGGGATATAAATGCGCCGCCCGGCTTATCGAAACATGAATTGGACGGAGAGGGCCTTGATTTCAAAG ATCTTACACAACAAACGCTGACGACAGATACAAACAAGATTGATTCAATAGAGGCGGAGATTAAAGAAAAACTGCCCGATTCGGAGTCTTCTGATGGTATCTCAGAACGTTCGGAAACTGATACAGAGAGTAAAAAGGAAGAAACCATTGTAGATGTTGTTAAAAATGATGTTCAAGCCCTTACTGAAGTCGCAAATGTGGCACAAGTTAAATCACCGGTAGTCACTGAAGTCACAGACAATACAAATTCTAGTGTTATCCCAAACGCAAGTGATGGAATCACTTCTATATCCGATGAAAAACAGGAAAACAAACCAGCTAATAAAGAAGGATCAACGATAGAAACTGAAGCGGAGGCAACACCTAAGATAAAACTGCCTGCGGATCCGCATCAACAAATTGAAAtcgaagatcccgatgattaccttatgtatttggaagaaattttaaaaaacatTCATACACgattttatgcaatttatgaTGAGACGCAGGAAATACCAGATTTAAAGATTATTGTTCCCAAAATTCGTTCGGAAGTACTTCGTGGAAAGACTTTGGTATTTTCAGGCTTAGTGCCCACTAATATGCAACTAGAGCAGTCACGTGCCTACTTTATTGCGAAAAGTTTGGGCGCTAACGTTTCACAAAGTATTGGACTAG AAACTACACATCTTGTCGCCGTCAATTCTGGTACATTCAAAGTGAATGCTGCGAAAAAGAATCCAAAAATTAAGGTGGTTAATGCAAACTGGTTATGGACATGTGCTGAGCGTTGGGAGCTTGTTGATGAAAGATTGTTTCCTTTAGatcgtaaaacaaaaaatagacaGCGAAAGCCGCCGGCACATTGTCATAGCCCAGAACATGTTGTTAACTATAGCGAAAAGTCGGAGATATCACCATCGAgtagcgcacaacaacaacaggccaAAGCACCTGAAAAATTCATAGACACAATTAATCCTCTTTTGTCATTTTCAAATGCTGATTTGGCGGCTATGAATAAAGAATTCGATCAGTTTTTTGAATCGGATTCCTCCAGTGAGGATGAACATATTAACATAG AGAATCCACCAGTTGACAAAACTTTACGCAAACGGAGACGTGAAGAAAAGGAGCAGGATCGAACAAGAGAGTTTTTTACACGCGCATCGGATATAATTATCGGTTCTGCAACTAACGAGGATGCTGACAAAAGCTCAGACGGCGAGGACaatgaagatgatgatgagTCACCCAGCACAAAGTTTCGACGTG GTGAGAAATTGCCATCCGATATAGAAATGGGTTCTGATTCTGATGATGGTAGCCATGGTAATGAGGATAGTGGAGACGACGGCGAGTGGAATATGATGGGTGCCGCGCTAGAGCGAGAATTTCTTGGACTTGATGATTAG
- the LOC105209276 gene encoding nuclear pore complex protein Nup50: MAGKRQATSNLNHENWDQEEEPEERGTFRKATEDELKNRVIKKARRKVATGNSGVDATDDGAPKSVFSGFAGFGKSTNATAAGSPFSFLSKVSASTADASSTPTTTKPSFSFGTAIKSPPTVEKEDKTSAKNGNAVKEIAKEGKGKSTSYQNKIKSLNEAVTEWIKTHVEKNPLCILTPIFKDYDKYLKEIEEEEQKSEPLKTDDSASVKNTSSDAPTDTQTLGNFKFSAFSKPSTSIASTSGTGALFSFSSAPSSSATVPTSSSSIFTKPTTEAPKQSTFSFGIKPAENKNNAPDDQTSSPSQSKGFSFGLKTDNKPSTSASSAFTFGKPATNGDSSDKKSNSFSFTPGSTPFSFGNIKPPTDPAPSTSADANGADDEEDQPPKVEFKQVVEEDAVYSRKCKVFIKKDGAFTDRGVGTLYLKPVKDSEKTQLLVRADTNLGNILVNLILSAGIPTQRMGKNNVMMVCLPTPDVEKATSMLLRVKTADEADDLLAELEKHKK, from the exons atggcTGGAAAAAGACAGGCAACATCTAACTTAAATCACGAAAATTGGGATCAGGAAGAAGAACCTGAAGAGCGTGGAACGTTTCGCAAAGCTACGGAAGATGAATTAAAAAATCGGGTTATTAAGAAGGCGCGCAGGAAAGTCGCTACCGGCAACAGCGGTGTTGACGCTACTGATGATGGGGCGCCAAAAAGCGTTTTTAGTGGTTTTGCAG gTTTCGGCAAGTCAACAAATGCCACTGCAGCTGGATCTCCTTTCTCATTTTTGTCAAAAGTATCTGCGTCGACAGCCGATGCTTCTAGTacacctacaacaacaaaaccatcaTTTTCATTTGGAACAGCTATTAAATCGCCTCCAACTGTTGAAAAGGAAGACAAAACGTCTGCCAAAAATGGTAATGCAGTTAAAGAAATCGCTAAGGAGGGCAAAGGCAAATCGACTAGTtatcaaaacaaaatcaaaagctTAAACGAGGCTGTAACCGAATGGATAAAAACTCATGTAGAGAAAAATCCGCTTTGTATTCTTACACCGATTTTCAAAGActatgataaatatttaaaggagatagaagaagaagagcaaaAGTCGGAACCATTGAAAACAGATGACAGCGCAAGTGTTAAAAATACTTCATCAGATGCACCAACAGATACACAAACACttggcaattttaaattttccgcaTTCTCTAAACCTAGTACAAGCATTGCTTCGACCAGTGGTACAGGTGCTTTGTTTTCGTTTAGTTCAGCACCGTCCTCATCCGCAACAGTCCCTACAAGTTCTTCGAGTATTTTTACAAAGCCAACAACTGAAGCACCTAAACAAAGCACTTTTAGTTTTGGAATTAAACCtgctgaaaacaaaaataatgcacCAGATGACCAAACTTCGTCTCCATCTCAATCTAAGGGTTTCAGTTTTGGCCTTAAAACCGATAATAAACCATCAACCTCAGCATCAAGCGCGTTCACTTTCGGAAAACCAGCAACGAACGGTGATTCGAGCGATAAGAaatccaactcgtttagttttactcCTGGTTCTACCCCATTCAGTTTCGGTAACATAAAGCCACCTACTGACCCAGCTCCTTCAACCTCTGCTGATGCTAATGGGGCCGACGACGAAGAAGATCAACCACCTAAAGTGGAATTTAAGCAG GTTGTGGAGGAAGATGCGGTATATTCCAGGAAATgcaaagttttcattaaaaaagacGGAGCGTTTACTGATCGTGGTGTGGGCACATTATACTTAAAACCAGTTAAAGATTCTGAAAAGACACAACTTTTAGTACGTGCCGATACAAATCTCGGAAATATTCTTGTCAACTTAATATTAAGCGCCGGCATCCCTACTCAACGGATGGGTAAAAACAACGTGATGATGGTATGTCTTCCTACGCCTGATGTAGAAAAGGCAACGTCGATGCTGCTACGCGTTAAAACTGCAGACGAGGCGGACGACCTATTGGCGGAACTAGAGAAACACAAAAAATGA
- the LOC105209277 gene encoding unconventional prefoldin RPB5 interactor-like protein isoform X2, translating into MVPIGRKAYMPGQLIHTNELLVGHYQNYFSKCSAQKAKEICEYRIKMAHELLEKLQTEADLWKNKLDKPYTEGVFPSKEDCEIIENYDEETEMVWREQHKVRVKQAKEREKLERNTNNTKIQNAGEKGDLSDTDVLKMLEEAELMEELENELERLEIDDIGDDTIKKLMKGDMKLPPEKRRVAHTAKIQKQTETQTNVGKPETDIDVEKELQRIVKKAELENNTVQTNNNHRPNPEMMPTNNTNAEDSDADIEELPREVKIIKEQAKFLPALDQIGFYEYQIQIMRQKLLTLPLKTQEDIDEKVNTLNILETLEELLEMAEDNAEEQADNISKDKEIDLAQEEISTTSQDTTEEKQPKRRISFALQNETLEFRKNETISQMLPKSQQKKKEIIKLDKVELYPNITKTIADTKVEDRKKNIIDRVEQNIRFIEENQSTKDFQLVDKILESSLIGVNTLHIHFQHSASMRNETISNRENSEINGVPGSPADLYQAYLQKVEKQGADINKSNSEQIIFKNAYTGEDKVKVPLLKEADRLKSYEDQRMEFCKPATETKSILRNKSAVEREQHKLDRKNRAKSNKKESKKKNPITEEEYMRAYYKVMNDVVEKPLTEPEPLPECKYIDAHTPKKRISRFKQNRGATEKI; encoded by the exons ATGGTGCCAATAGGTCGTAAAGCATATATGCCAGGTCAGCTCATCCATACAAATGAACTGCTTGTAGGTCACTATCAAAATTATTTCTCTAAATGTTCCGCACAAAAGGCAAAAGAAATTTGTGAATACCGGATCAAAATGGCACACGAACTCTTGGAAAAATTGCAGACTGAAGCAGATTTATGGAA aaaTAAGTTGGATAAACCATATACAGAAGGAGTGTTTCCAAGCAAAGAAGAttgtgaaataattgaaaattatgatGAGGAAACAGAAATGGTGTGGCGAGAGCAACATAAAGTACGTGTAAAGCAAGCTAAAGAGCGAGAGAAATTAGAAAGGAATACTAATAACACGAAGATTCAAAATGCGGGTGAAAAAGGGGATTTGTCCGACACAGACGTTCTGAAAATGCTTGAAGAAGCTGAATTAATGGAGGAATTGGAGAATGAATTGGAAAGATTAGAAATAGATGATATCGGTGATGACACtataaaaaagttaatgaaGGGCGATATGAAATTACCTCCGGAAAAAAGACGTGTAGCTCATacagcaaaaattcaaaaacaaaccgAAACTCAGACAAATGTCGGAAAACCAGAAACAGACATCGATGTTGAAAAAGAACTTCAGAGGATTGTAAAGAAAGCCGAATTGGAAAATAATACAGTCCAAACAAATAACAATCATCGACCAAATCCAGAAATGATGCCGACAAACAACACAAATGCCGAAGATTCAGATGCTGATATTGAAGAACTACCTCGAGAGGTAAAAATTATCAAAGAGCAGGCCAAATTTTTACCTGCCTTGGATCAGATTGGTTTTTATGAATACCAAATTCAAATTATGCGCCAAAAACTTTTAACATTACCTCTTAAAACTCAAGAGGATATCGATGAAAAGGtgaatacattaaatattttagaaacattAGAAGAATTACTTGAAATGGCCGAGGATAATGCTGAAGAACAGGCAGATAACATTTCCAAAGACAAAGAAATCGACTTAGCGCAGGAAGAAATATCAACTACAAGTCAGGACACAACAGAAGAAAAGCAACCCAAACGGCGCATTTCATTCGCCCTACAAAATGAGACACTTGAATTTCGCAAAAACGAAACAATTTCCCAAATGTTACCAAAATCGCAgcagaagaaaaaagaaattattaaactcGATAAAGTTGAGTTATACCCTAATATTACAAAAACCATTGCTGATACTAAAGTTGAAGatcgtaaaaaaaatattattgataggGTGGAACAAAACATAAGATTTATAGAAGAGAATCAAAGCACTAAAGATTTTCAATTAGTAGATAAAATTCTAGAGTCATCGTTAATTGGTGTTAATACCTTGCATATACATTTCCAACATTCTGCCAGCATGCGAAATGAAACAATATCAAATAGGGAAAATTCTGAAATCAATGGTGTTCCAGGCTCGCCCGCCGACCTGTATCAAGCATACCTAcaaaaagtagaaaaacaaGGTGCTGATATAAATAAGTCAAATTCAGAGCAGATAATTTTCAAGAATGCTTACACCGGTGAGGATAAAGTTAAAGTACCGCTACTAAAAGAAGCAGATCGATTAAAGTCATACGAGGATCAACGTATGGAG TTTTGTAAACCTGCTACAGAGACCAAGTCAATCTTGAGAAACAAATCTGCAGTTGAAAGAGAGCAGCATAAATTGGATCGTAAAAACAGAGCCAAATCGAATAAAAAAGAATCAAAGAAGAAAAATCCAATTACTGAAGAGGAATACATGCGTGCTTATTACAag gtaATGAACGATGTTGTTGAAAAGCCTCTAACTGAACCGGAACCTCTTCCGGAATGTAAGTACATTGATGCGCATACTCCTAAAAAACGAATAAGTCGTTTCAAACAAAATCGCGGTGCAAcagagaaaatataa